In one window of bacterium DNA:
- a CDS encoding ATP-binding cassette domain-containing protein has product MMMITVNDVSTKIGGRQILDRVSFEVQAGETLALVGANGAGKSSLLRCILGLVHYTGCIQIKGISLEEDPVEAKELIGYMPQVPAFCEQTVKESLIFLARLRGVDPSEIWAYDLLDRGQRLGGFAGVKIGNEAKLPPGPPGNTHSSKEAHLDHFTFPFV; this is encoded by the coding sequence ATGATGATGATCACAGTGAATGATGTTTCCACAAAGATCGGCGGCCGCCAGATTCTTGATCGCGTGAGTTTTGAAGTGCAAGCCGGAGAAACGCTGGCTCTTGTCGGGGCGAACGGAGCAGGCAAAAGCAGCCTGTTGCGCTGCATACTCGGCCTCGTTCATTACACCGGATGCATTCAGATCAAAGGAATTTCACTGGAAGAGGATCCGGTCGAAGCAAAAGAGTTGATCGGATACATGCCGCAGGTCCCCGCGTTTTGTGAACAGACAGTGAAAGAGAGTCTGATCTTTCTTGCGAGGTTGCGCGGTGTAGATCCTTCGGAAATCTGGGCGTACGACCTTTTGGACAGAGGACAGCGACTTGGAGGATTTGCCGGAGTTAAAATTGGCAATGAGGCGAAACTACCCCCAGGTCCGCCGGGTAATACTCATTCCAGCAAAGAAGCGCATCTCGACCACTTTACCTTTCCTTTTGTCTAA